A window of Corvus cornix cornix isolate S_Up_H32 chromosome 4, ASM73873v5, whole genome shotgun sequence contains these coding sequences:
- the TRIM2 gene encoding tripartite motif-containing protein 2 isoform X3, whose protein sequence is MEFYCQSCETAMCRECTEGEHAEHPTVPLKDVVEQHKASLQVQLDAVNKRLPEIDSALHFISEIIHQLTNQKASIVDDIHSTFDELQKTLNVRKSVLLMELEVNYGLKHKVLQTQLDTLLEGQESIKSCSNFTAQALNHGTETEVLLVKKQMSDKLNELAERDFPLQPRENDQLDFIVETEGLKKSIHNLGTILTTNAVASETVATGEGLRQTVIGQPMSVTITTKDKDGELCKSGNAYLTAELSTPDGSVADGEILDNKNGTYEFLYTVQKEGDFTLSLRLYDQHIKGSPFKLKVVRSADVSPTTEGVKRRVKSPGSGHVKQKAVKRPASMYSTGKRKENPIEDDLIFRIGTKGRNKGEFTNLQGVAASTNGKILIADSNNQCVQIFSNDGQFKSRFGIRGRSPGQLQRPTGVAVHPSGDIIIADYDNKWVSIFSSDGKFKAKIGSGKLMGPKGVSVDRNGHIIVVDNKACCVFIFQPNGKIVTRFGSRGNGDKQFAGTLDGPHFAAVNSNNEIIITDFHNHSVKVFNQEGEFMLKFGSNGEGNGQFNAPTGVAVDSNGNIIVADWGNSRIQVFDGSGSFLSYINTSADPLYGPQGLALTSDGHVVVADSGNHCFKVYRYLQ, encoded by the exons ATGGAGTTTTACTGCCAGTCCTGTGAGACAGCCATGTGCCGGGAGTGCACAGAGGGAGAACACGCAGAGCATCCCACCGTACCACTCAAGGATGTGGTGGAGCAACACAAGGCTTCCCTCCAAGTCCAATTGGATGCTGTCAACAAAAG GCTTCCAGAGATTGACTCAGCACTTCATTTTATATCTGAAATCATACACCAGTTAACCAACCAAAAGGCTAGCATCGTAGATGATATTCATTCCACTTTTGATGAACTCCAGAAGACTTTAAATGTGCGAAAGAGCGTGCTGCTCATGGAGCTGGAAGTGAATTACGGCCTTAAACACAAA GTCCTCCAGACACAGCTGGATACCTTGCTAGAAGGACAGGAAAGCATTAAAAGCTGCAGCAACTTTACAGCCCAAGCCCTCAACCATGGCACTGAAACCGAAGTGCTGCTGGTGAAGAAGCAAATGAGTGACAAGCTGAACGAACTGGCCGAGCGGGACTTTCCGCTGCAGCCCCGTGAAAACGATCAGTTGGACTTTATCGTGGAAACAGAAGGCCTGAAGAAGTCCATTCACAACCTGGGGACTATTTTAACCACCAATGCTGTTGCCTCTGAAACAGTTGCCACCGGTGAGGGACTGAGGCAGACAGTGATCGGACAGCCCATGTCTGTTACCATCACAACCAAGGACAAAGATGGGGAGCTCTGTAAATCTGGGAATGCTTACCTCACTGCTGAACTGAGCACGCCTGATGGGAGTGTAGCAGATGGAGAAATACTTGACAACAAAAATGGCACTTACGAATTTTTGTATACTGTTCAGAAAGAAGGGGACTTCACTTTGTCACTGAGACTTTATGATCAACATATCAAGGGCAGCCCATTCAAACTTAAAGTGGTCAGGTCAGCAGATGTGTCCCCTACCACTGAAGGGGTTAAGAGGCGTGTTAAATCTCCTGGCAGTGGTCATGTGAAGCAGAAAGCTGTGAAGAGACCTGCAAGCATGTACAGCACTggcaaaagaaaagagaatcCCATTGAAGATGATTTGATCTTCAGAATAG GCaccaaaggaagaaataaagggGAATTTACAAATCTTCAAGGTGTAGCTGCAtctacaaatggaaaaatattaatagcaGACAGTAACAACCAGTGTGTGCAG ATATTTTCCAATGATGGTCAGTTCAAAAGCCGTTTTGGCATACGAGGAAGGTCTCCTGGCCAGTTGCAGCGGCCAACAGGAGTGGCTGTGCATCCCAGTGGTGACATCATTATTGCAGACTATGATAACAAATGGGTTAGCATATTCTCATCAGATGGAAAATTTAAG GCCAAAATTGGGTCTGGAAAGCTCATGGGCCCTAAAGGTGTTTCCGTGGATCGCAATGGACACATCATTGTAGTGGACAATAAAGCATGCTGTGTCTTCATCTTCCAGCCAAATGGGAAAATAGTCACCAGGTTCGGGAGTCGAGGAAATGGTGACAAGCAGTTTGCAGGTACACTTGATG GTCCTCATTTTGCAGCTGTAAACAGCAACAATGAAATTATCATTACAGATTTTCATAACCATTCTGTCAAG GTATTTAACCAGGAGGGAGAATTCATGCTGAAGTTTGGATcaaatggagaaggaaatgggCAATTTAATGCACCAACTGGAGTAGCTGTAGATTCTAATGGAAACATTATCGTAGCAGATTGGGGAAACAGCCGAATACAG GTTTTCGATGGAAGCGGATCATTTTTATCCTACATTAACACCTCTGCTGACCCACTGTATGGTCCCCAAGGGCTGGCTCTTACTTCAGATGGCCACGTTGTAGTCGCAGACTCTGGAAATCACTGCTTCAAGGTCTATCGATATTTACAGTAG